The Homo sapiens chromosome 10, GRCh38.p14 Primary Assembly sequence AAAATTCTGGGGCCCCGGACACCTCAAGTATCCTGACAGGAGGGCTCCGCTAATCCCCTTACTCCCTTCTTGAGCCTCCCAAGAGAATGGAAGGAGGAGGTCCACGTGAGTAATCCCATCAAAACTCCTATGGCTGGAGCCCTTAAATGGGGGCACAGGAGGCCAGGTGGGAAGCCTCTTTTGTTCCAATGGGCTGGGTACTGACTGAGGCATTCTCCATGCCCGGACACCATGGCTGAGTGACGGTGTCATCACTAGCACCAAGGCCTGGTGATGGGCAGACAAAGAGGCCTGTCCATCCATCTCATACCGGCCTCATAGCCTTGTGGCCTGGAATGGAGCTGGGGGCTGATTTCAATCAAACTAGGCCAGTCTCCATGGGATCCCACTCTATCAGAATCCCTGACCAAAGTGAGCAAAACTTGCCTATTACAAGCAGCTCCTAATCCTAATGCCCATTGAACAAATGATACATCTAGCCCTAAATGCAGTCCAGTGTCTCTCTAATCTAGCTTTTACATGAACCTAATCGCTAACCCAACTCTAAACCAAACCCAAATCTTATTTCTTGGACAACTACAAATCTTAACTTAAAAGCAACCAACATTAAGAAAATCCTACGCCTAATTAAAGCCTAACTTtaactcaatctttttttttttttcagacagagtcttgctctgttgcccaggctagagtgcagtggcacaatcttggctcgctgcaacctccgcctcccaggttcaagcaaatctcccacctcagcctcccaagaaactgggattataggcatgagccacggcacccgcctaacttttttgtatttttagtagagacggggtttcgccatgtttgccaggctggaaatttttgtatgttttatagagacagggtttcaccacgttggccaggctggtctcgagctcctgagctcagatgatctgTCCACCCTgttctcccaatgtgctgggattaaaggcataagccactgtgcctggtcttaaCTCCATCTTGATGGAGCTTTCTTCCAGCCCCAAACCAAATCCTACTGACACTGTGCTTTTACACCAACTCTACCCCAAATCCTGAGCCAGCCTTGCGTGGGCTTTAGAAGGTCCATACATCTGGAAAAAGACATAAACCTTTGCACATTTGTGCATTTTGGGGAGAAAACAGTCCACAGTTTTCATCAGGTTCTCAAAGAAGttggtgaaataaaaaaaaaagataaaataaaatattaaaaccctCTGCCCTGACCCACCCTAACCTCAGTACAGATATAATTCACCTGTAATCTAACCCTAACATTAACCCAATCCTAACACCAATCAGTCTAGAATTGAATCCAATCCTAATAGGCCTGACTACTGAGAACCAGAATCTAGAGGGctggtgttacagctctttcctCCCaaagctccccacccccacctctgggCCTGGAGCTTCAGTCTTAACTTGCTCTGTGCtcaacctctggtgatccacaGTTTCCTCTGCCTGCTGTCCTCCCCAGCTGAGGAGTTGGGGGTTCTTGGCTTTGACCCAAGACCTTACAGCAGGACCTGGCTGTCCTCACTGCTCTGGGACACCTGCTTACTGTCTGCTCAATCTCTGTAGCCTCCTCCCTGGGCATACGTTCCAGGAAGTCACTGTAATGCTTCAGGCCGATGGCCTGCTGGGTTGTCAGGGAGGCCTGGCTGCGGATGTCTTCCAGACTTCGGAAGCCCTGGAAAAAAGCAGCCAGATGGGAAGCTGTAAGGATCCAGGACCAATGAAGAGGCATGAGTGAGCACACACACAAGGCTTCCATCGCCCCAGACTCTAGGGAAGGCTAGAGGCAGGACCAACCTAGGGGCAGTTGGGTCTGTACTCAGCAGGACTTGGGAAAGGCAGGGAGCATGGGAAACATGCCATCATCCAGCCCTGCCACTATCCTAAGATGCTCGTTCATGATTCCATCAGTCTGAGGATGGACCTTGTCATCTTCATCCTTACCAAGCTGCCCTGGTGATTgtgggcagagccaggattgggaaccactgctctagacACGCAGTGTCAAGGCCTGGCCTCCTCAGGAAGGCCCTTGCTGGTCTGGGGAGACTGAGAAACATACTTCTTGTCCCTGTCTACTCCTTCTTAAGGATACCAAGCAACAAGGCTGTTCTGGGAGCTGAGGGGTCTATATGAGTCCTGGTCCGCTTGAAAAATGGTCTCCCTATACTGTGGGTGCATTCCCATCAGAGCACAGCATAGGGATCTGGGGCAGAGCACAGCACACATCTGGGGCAGGAACTCTGAGACACAGCAAAACTGAAGTAGGGGCTGAGCCAGGGTGTGACCTGTTGGTACCACATCTGGGCAGTCTTGGTCCCAGCTCCCCAGATGTTGGAGAAGAGCTCCAAGACAGGCACGCTCTCACTGATATGGTCCAGCTTCCGCAAATGCCCGCTCTCCAGGATCTCTATGATTTTCTCAGCCATCCGCTTCCCAATCCCAGGGATACTGCAGGCCTcctagaggaggaggaggcagaggcaagaaagAAGAGTGAGGAGATGGAAGAGGTAGAGCCAGTGGAAAGGAAGCTGACTCCTCTAGCAGATGCTGACATAAAAGCCAGCCTGGCTGCTTGGCAACTGTGTGGCTGTGTAAAGCTTGGGTGTAGTTGAAGATGAGAATTTTGGATAGAATGAGGGCTGGGTAATTTGTCTTTTGGTTCCCAGAAGGATGGAGACCAGCAGTAAGAAGTAGAAAATAATGATGATATtagtcaccaccaccaccaccaccatcatcatcattccaACAGcaagagctaacatttactgagggcTTACTCTATGTCAGGTCCTGTGCTACAGGGACCATTTCATTTAATAGTAGCCCCTTTTTActaatgagaaaactgatgctttgagagtttaagtaacttgtctgGAGTCACACAGTTAGTGAATGACAGGAACCAGAGTTCAAACCCTGGTCTGTTAGGCTTCAGAGTCCAAACTTCTTTTAAACAACTTTTTAGGCGGGACACAagggctcatggctgtaatcccagcactttgcagggctgAGCCgagggtagattgcttgagcccaggagttcaagaccagcctgggtaacacggcaaaacaccatctctgctaaataaatgaataaataaataaataaacaaaattaaaaataaaaaacttttaattatgttaaaaaattcaaaagtagaGAGATCCATATAACCCCCAAGTATCGTACATCTCCCAGCTTCAACAACTATCAAGATTTTGCCAATCTGCTTTcatcaattttccttttttttcttttgtgcaaGTCCTAGACCCCATAAAATCTTCACCACTGTACCTGAACCCCACTGGGGTTACTAACCACTGGCCAGTAAAGACCCCTCCTCCCACTCTAGCCCCTGGGTACCTGGTACGAGGTGACAGGCTTATGGAAGCTCTTGAGGGCATTGATGGCCTTGGCATAGCCCAGGGCCCTCCACTTGTCTCCCTGAACACTGTAGGctttggccagaacttccagcttCTCTGTGATATGGAGGTTGTGATTGGTCGCCTTCTGGCTTGAGGGCTGTGCACAGACCCACTTATCCAGGACAGCAGGGGCTGGGCTAGGCTCACAATCTCCCTCAAGGGAGGTGGGGTAGTGGCCACTGATGAGGGCTTCCAGATCAGCTGCACTAACCTGGGTTTCTTCCCCATCACTGGCTTCATCATCAGAGATGGGCTTgggatagagaagaaaagaaaacaataaattctTGTTCTCCAAGAGAAGGGATCCTTAAAGGTGGGGGTCATCTTCTTTGTGCGGGGGGAGGGTCTTCTAGTCAGACCTAAGAATGAGGCGGGGCCTTCTGCATCAGACTTGGATCTCCTTGGGTGTGAGGCCACGTTCCCTTTGGCTCCACGCAGTGCCTAGCCCTAGGATCCCCAGTGGTATGTGTTAGATATGGCCTAGATAAATGCAGCAGTGATGAGTGTTGGGAAGAGCTAAATGGCTTCACAATAGAGCCCTCCTCTCTCAGGGGCCTGGGACTTTCTGAACAGCCACCAGGCCCACCCCATTTCTGTGATCTGCTTCCTAGGGGAAGGGAGTTCTGAGGGATGGGAGGCTCCTGACCTGGGCTTGGGTGTTTGGTGCCTCTTTTGCCTTTTGGGGAGGAGACAcaggcctggtgggaggaggaggaggagaaagggctgTCTGAAGCAGGGCCTCATGGGTGCCAGGAGGAATAGAAGCATCCTGCTCTGCCTTGCTGGGCTGTGGATGGTCCAAGTACCTGTGGGGATGGTGATGGGAGGTTAAGACACCAAAGGTCTCACCCTGTATCTGTCCCCAGTCCTTCTGTACTCTGAAATACTTGGTTTCCCAGTGTGTCCAATTAAGAAAACGAGTTTTTTGAGGTTTTTGGAGtttctcttgagacagggtcttgctctgtcacccaggctggagtacagtggtacgatcaaggctcactgcagccttaacctccctggctcaatcaatcctcccacctaaacctcttatagctgggactacaggcacaccccaccatgcctggctaattttttaattaatgatagttatttttaataattcaagAAAAGAGCTCAAGATGCTactagaaaacatttgaaaaaaagactGGGATCAGCCCACCTACTGGGGATGAAGATGCTGAATCCAGCTACATCCACCAGCCTCCTCTCCTGAAGGCACAAGCTCAGCCAGGCTGACTTCACCAGCTGAGCACCCGGGGGCAGCTGGGGTAGTCTGAGAAGGCGGAGGGCTCGCTCATAGTCCATGCCTTCATCCACCACAATGTGAGTGACACCTGGGCcctgggcagggcatagctggcCGCCATGCTGAACAATCTGCTTCTCAAAGAGTTCTGCCCGGGCTCGTCCAATGCCAGTGCGCACAACATGGGCCCGAAGGGAGCTCAGCCACTCTGTGGAAGGAACATCCAGATGACTACTGttgtaactttttaatttttatctgccACCCCCTGGCCACGACATAACTTCTAACATGATCTGAATGACGTGTTCACAGTCCCCTACCCTGAAAATAAGCATTTCCCTTCCATCCAGACAGCTTTCCTTCTACATATAGCAAATTTTCTCACAGGCCAGCACTTGAATGTAAGGGACAAGGATTTTCATACGTCCTGTTCCTTGGTGCAATCTAGAAGTGTCTGGCACATTGTAAGTAacctgtaaatatttgtttaatgaatgccTCCTCCCttcttactttgttttttgtttgtttgttttgttttcttttgttttgtttttgtttggagacagtctcactctgtcgcccaggctggagtacagtggcatcgtcttggctcactgcaacctccatctcccgagttcaagcgattctcatgcctcagcctcccgagtagctgggattaccggcgtgtgccaccatgcctggctaattttttgtatttttagtagagacagggtttcgccatgttgcccaagctggtctcgaactcctgagcacaggtgatctgcctgcctcggcctcccaaagtgctgagattacaggcaagagccaccgcgcccagcctctctcCATACTTTGAATCCtttatcatttattctttcaacaaagcGCGTTTCTTGCCCTTACAGTCTGACAGACCCGACAACCCTGCCTCCAAAGCCTCTGCCATTTATTTGCCAATTTGGCTGCAAAACAACTAACAACAAGCCTGGGTAATGGAGGGGGGTTTCTGTCCCAGTCCTCAGGGCAAAAATTATACTGGTCATTCCCTGAGGGCCCAGGGAGTCTTTTCTGATGGATAGAGGTCTTCGGGTAGAAAAGAAGGTAACACAGCAAATAGCCTGTCCAAGACCCAGGACCAAGCTTAGCACAAGGTAGATACAAACAGACCTGCAGGCCCTGGACAGGCAGAGTCAGCTCCAATATCTGATTCTGGACATAAACAACGTAGGGCTGAAGCACATGAAGGCTGTGGGTTCAAGCACACGAGGGTTCTGAGACTGGGTCAGCTCACCTTCtgcttcttctccctcttccctcctagGAATCTTTGCAAGTACTTTTGATGATGCATCAGCATGAATTTTCTGCCGCTTGGGAAATGCCTTCAAGATACCCCTGGGATCCATTGAAGTATGGCTGGATCCCGGCCTATTGGAGCGTTGGTCAGGGCTGCTGCACGTGGAAATCCAGAATTGAGGCCCTCCAACCCCTTTGCCTATGGAGGTAGGGTCTTTCCTGACCAGGCTTTGGGGGTAGCAGCCCAGTTTGGGGAAGCGGGTCGGGGGAGGGGGTCTCTTCAAACCCGGTTAAACTTCAGTGGTTTAGCCTAGCTTCACACTCCCCAGCCTTTCGAAGTTGGAGTATTACGGGAAATGAGGGGAAGGCTGGTGCCATCGGGGGTACTTTTGAGGAGTAGGAAACGACACCATTCCTCAGAGGGGTTGCGCTAAAGATTCAGCACAGCCCTGCTGCGGCCCACTTCGAAGGGCTTTACCAAATGGGATGCTGGGCTAGGAAATGGAGCTTTAGGGGATGGAGCGGAGCCTGGGGAGGACCTGCACATAAACCCCACATACTATTTCTCTACCTCCAACACAGACTcgcagaggaaggaggaggactTTCGGGGGTGAGTGGGAACGCCCTGCACCTGTCCTGGTCTCAGCCTCTCGACATGGGGGTGCTCAGCGCCGCAGCTGCGGGGAGATGGGGCACGGCCGCAGCAGGTGTGGGGAGCCCTCCGGGAATGGAGGAGTCTCGCAGCTGCGGGTGAAGTCCCGGGCAGGTGCGGTGTACTCGCCGTGTACGCAGCTGGCGCAGGCCAGGGAATCCCAGCTCGGGGCTAGAAGAAAGCTGGAGTGCCCGACCCCGGCCCCAAGAGTCTCTCCAACCCCCAGAGTCGGTCCCCGGGTGGGGTCGACTACTGGCCAAGCTAGTCACCCGGGGGTGGGCAGGAATAGACC is a genomic window containing:
- the POLL gene encoding DNA polymerase lambda isoform X5, translating into MDPRGILKAFPKRQKIHADASSKVLAKIPRREEGEEAEEWLSSLRAHVVRTGIGRARAELFEKQIVQHGGQLCPAQGPGVTHIVVDEGMDYERALRLLRLPQLPPGAQLVKSAWLSLCLQERRLVDVAGFSIFIPSRYLDHPQPSKAEQDASIPPGTHEALLQTALSPPPPPTRPVSPPQKAKEAPNTQAQPISDDEASDGEETQVSAADLEALISGHYPTSLEGDCEPSPAPAVLDKWVCAQPSSQKATNHNLHITEKLEVLAKAYSVQGDKWRALGYAKAINALKSFHKPVTSYQVQKAAQAFNSGLLCVACGSYRRGKATCGDVDVLITHPDGRSHRGIFSRLLDSLRQEAVPSVGPGFLTDDLVSQEENGQQQKYLGVCRLPGPGRRHRRLDIIVVPYSEFACALLYFTGSAHFNRSMRALAKTKGMSLSEHALSTAVVRNTHGCKVGPGRVLPTPTEKDVFRLLGLPYREPAERDW
- the POLL gene encoding DNA polymerase lambda isoform X13 is translated as MDPRGILKAFPKRQKIHADASSKVLAKIPRREEGEEAEEWLSSLRAHVVRTGIGRARAELFEKQIVQHGGQLCPAQGPGVTHIVVDEGMDYERALRLLRLPQLPPGAQLVKSAWLSLCLQERRLVDVAGFSIFIPSTWTIHSPARQSRMLLFLLAPMRPCFRQPFLLLLLPPGLCLLPKRQKRHQTPKPSPSLMMKPVMGKKPRLVQLIWKPSSVATTPPPLREIVSLAQPLLSWISGSVHSPQARRRPITTSISQRSWKFWPKPTVFRETSGGPWAMPRPSMPSRASISLSPRTRSRKQPRPLTLGCCVWHVVHTDGERRPVVMSTCSSLTQMAGPTGVSSAASLTVFGRKGSSQMTW
- the POLL gene encoding DNA polymerase lambda isoform X11, coding for MDPRGILKAFPKRQKIHADASSKVLAKIPRREEGEEAEEWLSSLRAHVVRTGIGRARAELFEKQIVQHGGQLCPAQGPGVTHIVVDEGMDYERALRLLRLPQLPPGAQLVKSAWLSLCLQERRLVDVAGFSIFIPSTWTIHSPARQSRMLLFLLAPMRPCFRQPFLLLLLPPGLCLLPKRQKRHQTPKPSPSLMMKPVMGKKPRLVQLIWKPSSVATTPPPLREIVSLAQPLLSWISGSVHSPQARRRPITTSISQRSWKFWPKPTVFRETSGGPWAMPRPSMPSRASISLSPRTRSRKQPRPLTLGCCVWHVVHTDGERRPVVMSTCSSLTQMAGPTGVSSAASLTVFGRKQSPLLGQGSSQMTW
- the POLL gene encoding DNA polymerase lambda isoform X7 codes for the protein MDPRGILKAFPKRQKIHADASSKVLAKIPRREEGEEAEEWLSSLRAHVVRTGIGRARAELFEKQIVQHGGQLCPAQGPGVTHIVVDEGMDYERALRLLRLPQLPPGAQLVKSAWLSLCLQERRLVDVAGFSIFIPSRYLDHPQPSKAEQDASIPPGTHEALLQTALSPPPPPTRPVSPPQKAKEAPNTQAQPISDDEASDGEETQVSAADLEALISGHYPTSLEGDCEPSPAPAVLDKWVCAQPSSQKATNHNLHITEKLEVLAKAYSVQGDKWRALGYAKAINALKSFHKPVTSYQVQKAAQAFNSGLLCVACGSYRRGKATCGDVDVLITHPDGRSHRGIFSRLLDSLRQEGFLTDDLVSQEENGQQQKYLGVCRLPGPGRRHRRLDIIVVPYSEFACALLYFTGSAHFNRSMRALAKTKGMSLSEHALSTAVVRNTHGCKVGPGRVLPTPTEKDVFRLLGLPYREPAERDW
- the POLL gene encoding DNA polymerase lambda isoform X19, with protein sequence MDYERALRLLRLPQLPPGAQLVKSAWLSLCLQERRLVDVAGFSIFIPSRYLDHPQPSKAEQDASIPPGTHEALLQTALSPPPPPTRPVSPPQKAKEAPNTQAQPISDDEASDGEETQVSAADLEALISGHYPTSLEGDCEPSPAPAVLDKWVCAQPSSQKATNHNLHITEKLEVLAKAYSVQGDKWRALGYAKAINALKSFHKPVTSYQVQKAAQAFNSGLLCVACGSYRRGKATCGDVDVLITHPDGRSHRGIFSRLLDSLRQEGFLTDDLVSQEENGQQQKYLGVCRLPGPGRRHRRLDIIVVPYSEFACALLYFTGSAHFNRSMRALAKTKGMSLSEHALSTAVVRNTHGCKVGPGRVLPTPTEKDVFRLLGLPYREPAERDW
- the POLL gene encoding DNA polymerase lambda isoform X17, which translates into the protein MDYERALRLLRLPQLPPGAQLVKSAWLSLCLQERRLVDVAGFSIFIPSRYLDHPQPSKAEQDASIPPGTHEALLQTALSPPPPPTRPVSPPQKAKEAPNTQAQPISDDEASDGEETQVSAADLEALISGHYPTSLEGDCEPSPAPAVLDKWVCAQPSSQKATNHNLHITEKLEVLAKAYSVQGDKWRALGYAKAINALKSFHKPVTSYQVQKAAQAFNSGLLCVACGSYRRGKATCGDVDVLITHPDGRSHRGIFSRLLDSLRQEAVPSVGPGFLTDDLVSQEENGQQQKYLGVCRLPGPGRRHRRLDIIVVPYSEFACALLYFTGSAHFNRSMRALAKTKGMSLSEHALSTAVVRNTHGCKVGPGRVLPTPTEKDVFRLLGLPYREPAERDW